A genomic stretch from Narcine bancroftii isolate sNarBan1 chromosome 9, sNarBan1.hap1, whole genome shotgun sequence includes:
- the clk4a gene encoding dual specificity protein kinase CLK4 isoform X2, protein MPHLKCTRSSDWSSGESLEHRDYYSSHKRRKRSHSSEREYRRHKRYRPSDNHYLETKSVNEHMDYHDGKHEYRDGYKMEYRNGCHNRECRHQRYCYSHQNYSKSGKPDSGRSEKSSRERHRPKKHHSGSSNHSHSKSHRQRRTKNVEDDEEGHLVYHTGDKLKARYEIICNLGEGAFGKVVECFDLKKGVYVALKIIKNIARYREAAHSEVRVLEEMHSRGAGTHGCVQILDWFDHHGHICIGFELLGLSTYDFLKENNFMPFPMHHIRHMAYQICQALNFLHQNKLSHTDLKPENILFVNSDYHIEYNSKTKHDDRTVVNPDIKVVDFGSATFDDEHHSTVVSTRHYRAPEVILELGWSHPCDVWSIGCILIEYYLGLTLFQTHDSREHLAMMERVLGPIPTSMINKTRKSRYFRHERLDWDENSSAGRYVRKRCKPLKEYMTCQISEHQQLFDLIEKMMTYEPSKRIRLDQALQHPFFCTLRKPCVTK, encoded by the exons ATGCCTCATTTGAAGTGTACACGAAGTTCGGATTGGAGCAGTGGAGAAAGTTTGGAGCACCGAGACTATTACAGTAGTCATAAACGTAGAAAACGATCCCatagcagtgagagggaataCAGAAGGCATAAACGCTATCGTCCTTCAGACAA ccattacttggaaacaAAATCTGTTAATGAGCACATGGATTACCATGACGGAAAGCATGAATACAGAGATGGGTACAAAATGGAATATAGGAATGGCTGTCACAACAGAGAATGCCGACATCAGCGCTACTGCTATAGTCATCAAAATTACAGCAAGTCAGGCAAACCTGATAGTGGAAGGAGTGAAAAAAGTAGCCGGGAAAGACATAGGCCTAAAAAACATCACTCTGGTTCAAGTAACCATTCGCACTCG AAGAGTCACCGCCAGAGGAGAACCAAGAATGTTGAGGATGATGAGGAGGGTCATCTGGTATATCACACTGGAGACAAACTGAAAGCAAGAT ATGAAATAATCTGTAATCTAGGTGAAGGAGCTTTTGGAAAAGTTGTCGAGTGTTTTGATTTAAAAAA GGGCGTATATGTTGCATTAAAGATCATAAAGAACATTGCTCGATATCGTGAAGCAGCTCACTCTGAAGTGCGTGTACTTGAAGAAATGCATAGTAGGGGTGCTGGTACACA TGGATGTGTACAAATACTGGATTGGTTTGATCATCATGGACATATTTGCATTGGGTTTGAACTACTGGGACTCAGTACCTATGATTTCTTAAAGGAAAACAATTTCATGCCATTCCCAATGCATCACATTCGGCATATGGCTTATCAGATTTGTCAAGCCCTGAACT TTTTACATCAGAACAAACTTAGCCACACAGACCTCAAACCTGAAAATATTCTCTTCGTAAATTCTGACTATCATATAGAATATAACAGTAAAACA AAACACGATGATAGAACAGTGGTAAATCCAGACATCAAAGTTGTGGATTTTGGAAGTGCAACGTTTGATGATGAACACCACAGCACTGTGGTGTCCACCAGACATTACCGTGCCCCAGAGGTTATACTAG AATTAGGATGGTCACATCCATGTGATGTCTGGAGTATAGGATGTATATTAATTGAATATTATCTTGGTTTGACATTATTTCag ACGCATGATAGCCGGGAGCATCTTGCTATGATGGAAAGAGTTCTTGGGCCCATTCCAACTAGTATGATTAATAAAACACG GAAATCCAGATATTTCCGTCATGAGCGGCTAGATTGGGATGAAAATAGTTCTGCTGGGCGATACGTTAGGAAACGCTGCAAACCTTTGAAG gaataCATGACTTGCCAGATCTCTGAACATCAGCAACTTTTTGACCTGATTGAAAAGATGATGACGTATGAACCTTCTAAAAGAATACGGCTAGATCAAGCATTGCAACATCCTTTTTTTTGCACATTGAGAAAGCCATGTGTTACAAAGTGA
- the clk4a gene encoding dual specificity protein kinase CLK4 isoform X1 → MRSYRDFSNLELYWIRTSASDGLRVVFKMPHLKCTRSSDWSSGESLEHRDYYSSHKRRKRSHSSEREYRRHKRYRPSDNHYLETKSVNEHMDYHDGKHEYRDGYKMEYRNGCHNRECRHQRYCYSHQNYSKSGKPDSGRSEKSSRERHRPKKHHSGSSNHSHSKSHRQRRTKNVEDDEEGHLVYHTGDKLKARYEIICNLGEGAFGKVVECFDLKKGVYVALKIIKNIARYREAAHSEVRVLEEMHSRGAGTHGCVQILDWFDHHGHICIGFELLGLSTYDFLKENNFMPFPMHHIRHMAYQICQALNFLHQNKLSHTDLKPENILFVNSDYHIEYNSKTKHDDRTVVNPDIKVVDFGSATFDDEHHSTVVSTRHYRAPEVILELGWSHPCDVWSIGCILIEYYLGLTLFQTHDSREHLAMMERVLGPIPTSMINKTRKSRYFRHERLDWDENSSAGRYVRKRCKPLKEYMTCQISEHQQLFDLIEKMMTYEPSKRIRLDQALQHPFFCTLRKPCVTK, encoded by the exons ATGAGATCATACAGAGATTTTTCGAATTTGGAACTGTATTGGATAAGGACTTCAGCTTCTGATGGGTTGAGGGTTGTCTTTAAG ATGCCTCATTTGAAGTGTACACGAAGTTCGGATTGGAGCAGTGGAGAAAGTTTGGAGCACCGAGACTATTACAGTAGTCATAAACGTAGAAAACGATCCCatagcagtgagagggaataCAGAAGGCATAAACGCTATCGTCCTTCAGACAA ccattacttggaaacaAAATCTGTTAATGAGCACATGGATTACCATGACGGAAAGCATGAATACAGAGATGGGTACAAAATGGAATATAGGAATGGCTGTCACAACAGAGAATGCCGACATCAGCGCTACTGCTATAGTCATCAAAATTACAGCAAGTCAGGCAAACCTGATAGTGGAAGGAGTGAAAAAAGTAGCCGGGAAAGACATAGGCCTAAAAAACATCACTCTGGTTCAAGTAACCATTCGCACTCG AAGAGTCACCGCCAGAGGAGAACCAAGAATGTTGAGGATGATGAGGAGGGTCATCTGGTATATCACACTGGAGACAAACTGAAAGCAAGAT ATGAAATAATCTGTAATCTAGGTGAAGGAGCTTTTGGAAAAGTTGTCGAGTGTTTTGATTTAAAAAA GGGCGTATATGTTGCATTAAAGATCATAAAGAACATTGCTCGATATCGTGAAGCAGCTCACTCTGAAGTGCGTGTACTTGAAGAAATGCATAGTAGGGGTGCTGGTACACA TGGATGTGTACAAATACTGGATTGGTTTGATCATCATGGACATATTTGCATTGGGTTTGAACTACTGGGACTCAGTACCTATGATTTCTTAAAGGAAAACAATTTCATGCCATTCCCAATGCATCACATTCGGCATATGGCTTATCAGATTTGTCAAGCCCTGAACT TTTTACATCAGAACAAACTTAGCCACACAGACCTCAAACCTGAAAATATTCTCTTCGTAAATTCTGACTATCATATAGAATATAACAGTAAAACA AAACACGATGATAGAACAGTGGTAAATCCAGACATCAAAGTTGTGGATTTTGGAAGTGCAACGTTTGATGATGAACACCACAGCACTGTGGTGTCCACCAGACATTACCGTGCCCCAGAGGTTATACTAG AATTAGGATGGTCACATCCATGTGATGTCTGGAGTATAGGATGTATATTAATTGAATATTATCTTGGTTTGACATTATTTCag ACGCATGATAGCCGGGAGCATCTTGCTATGATGGAAAGAGTTCTTGGGCCCATTCCAACTAGTATGATTAATAAAACACG GAAATCCAGATATTTCCGTCATGAGCGGCTAGATTGGGATGAAAATAGTTCTGCTGGGCGATACGTTAGGAAACGCTGCAAACCTTTGAAG gaataCATGACTTGCCAGATCTCTGAACATCAGCAACTTTTTGACCTGATTGAAAAGATGATGACGTATGAACCTTCTAAAAGAATACGGCTAGATCAAGCATTGCAACATCCTTTTTTTTGCACATTGAGAAAGCCATGTGTTACAAAGTGA